The genomic window CTCGGCAACCTCAAGGAGACGCAGTCGAACGTCGAGTTCCTCGTGCAGATCCAGAAGTCGATGCCCGCGAACGGCCACGACGCCGGCCACAAAGACCACTGATGTTCGAGTCGGTGTCCGTGCTCCTCGCGGAGCACGACGACCTCCAGACGCAGCTCAGCGACCCCGCGGTCCACGCGGACGCCGCGCGCGCCAAGAAGATCAACCGCCGCTACGCCGAGCTCAGCCGCATCGTGGCTGCGCACTCGGCGTGGCAGCAGGCGGGTGACGATCTCGAGGCCGCACGAGAGCTTGCGAAAGAGGACGAGGCGTTCGCCGACGAGGTGCCCGCGCTCGAGCAGGGCCTCGACGAGTCCCAGGAGAAGCTGCGGCGCCTCCTGATCCCTCGTGACCCCGACGACGGCCGCGACGTGATCATGGAGATCAAGGGAGGCGAAGGAGGCGCGGAGAGCGCCCTCTTCGCCGCCGACCTCCTGCGCATGTACCTGCACTACGCCGAGGGCATGGGCTGGAAGTCCGAGATGATCCAGAGCGACGACAGCGACCTCGGCGGCTACAAGAACGTCCAGGTGGCCATCAAGTCGAACGCCACGGACCCGTCGCAGGGCGTCTGGGCCCACCTGAAGTACGAAGGAGGCGTGCACCGCGTCCAGCGCGTGCCCGCCACCGAGTCCCAGGGCCGGATCCACACCTCCACGACCGGAGTCCTCGTGTTCCCCGAGGTCGACGAGCCGGAAGAGGTCGAGATCAACCAGAACGACCTCAAGATCGACGTCTACCGCTCGTCCGGCCCCGGTGGTCAGTCGGTCAACACGACCGACTCCGCCGTCCGCATCACCCACCTGCCCACGGGCATCGTGGTGGCGATGCAGAACGAGAAGAGCCAGCTGCAGAACCGCGAGGCCGGCATGCGCGTCCTGCGTGCGCGCATCCTCGCGCGTCAGCAGGAGGAGCAGGCGGCGATCGCGTCGGACGCGCGCAAGAGCCAGATCCGGGGGATGGACAGGTCGGAGCGCATCCGCACCTACAACTTCCCCGAGAACCGGATCGCCGACCACCGCACCGGCTACAAGGCCTACAACCTCGACGCCGTGATGGACGGGGCCCTGCAGCCCGTCGTCGAGTCGTGCATCCAGGCCGACGAAGAGGCCCGGCTCGCCGAGATCGGCGACACC from Frigoribacterium sp. PvP032 includes these protein-coding regions:
- the prfA gene encoding peptide chain release factor 1, whose translation is MFESVSVLLAEHDDLQTQLSDPAVHADAARAKKINRRYAELSRIVAAHSAWQQAGDDLEAARELAKEDEAFADEVPALEQGLDESQEKLRRLLIPRDPDDGRDVIMEIKGGEGGAESALFAADLLRMYLHYAEGMGWKSEMIQSDDSDLGGYKNVQVAIKSNATDPSQGVWAHLKYEGGVHRVQRVPATESQGRIHTSTTGVLVFPEVDEPEEVEINQNDLKIDVYRSSGPGGQSVNTTDSAVRITHLPTGIVVAMQNEKSQLQNREAGMRVLRARILARQQEEQAAIASDARKSQIRGMDRSERIRTYNFPENRIADHRTGYKAYNLDAVMDGALQPVVESCIQADEEARLAEIGDTAS